A section of the Xiphias gladius isolate SHS-SW01 ecotype Sanya breed wild chromosome 8, ASM1685928v1, whole genome shotgun sequence genome encodes:
- the LOC120793410 gene encoding dispanin subfamily A member 2b-like has product MNCESQRAEVVPLQEEMYDGTPGQPETSTLVQYTTVNINTEPPKDDIIWSLCCFVYLNPCCLGLAALIYSIKARDRKVAGDLDGARHYGSTARCINILATALVFIMILIPITIIIVRIKAY; this is encoded by the exons ATGAATTGTGAATCTCAACGGGCTGAGGTTGTCCCATTGCAGGAGGAGATGTATGATGGGACACCTGGACAGCCTGAAACATCTACACTGGTTCAGTACACCACTGTAAACATCAACACGGAGCCCCCCAAAGACGACATCATCTGGTCCCTCTGCTGCTTTGTCTACTTAAACCCTTGCTGCCTCGGACTGGCTGCTCTCATCTACTCTATCAAG GCCAGAGACCGGAAGGTAGCTGGAGATCTGGATGGTGCCCGACACTATGGTTCCACTGCCCGATGCATCAACATCTTGGCCACAGCTCTGGTTTTCATCATGATCCTTATTCCCATTACTATCATCATTGTGAGGATAAAGGCATATTGA
- the LOC120793833 gene encoding interferon-induced transmembrane protein 5-like: MDNHSYNFPSDCTPLTNCKSARKPAGSTVVNMGSIGKNPPRDYLIWSLCNTLYVNFCCLGFMALIYSIKARDQKTQGNLQLAQECSDKAKWYNILAAGWNLLIPLLAVVLLVLLLVHLGSSQGSFDFFGEDGFRNFMKLFSW; the protein is encoded by the exons ATGGACAACCATTCATACAACTTCCCTTCCGACTGCACCCCGCTCACCAACTGCAAGTCTGCCCGTAAGCCGGCTGGATCCACCGTGGTGAACATGGGCAGTATTGGCAAGAATCCTCCGCGGGACTATCTTATCTGGTCGCTGTGCAACACCTTGTACGTTAACTTCTGTTGCCTGGGATTCATGGCTCTCATCTACTCCATCAAG gcCAGGGACCAGAAGACTCAGGGGAACCTGCAGCTGGCCCAGGAGTGTTCAGACAAGGCCAAGTGGTACAACATCCTGGCAGCCGGCTGGAACCTGCTGATCCCACTTCTGGCCGTCGTCCTTCTCGTCCTCCTGCTTGTCCATCTTGGCTCATCCCAGGGCTCCTTCGACTTCTTTGGAGAGGACGGCTTCAGAAACTTCATGAAACTGTTCAGCTGGTAG
- the LOC120793832 gene encoding uncharacterized oxidoreductase YjmC-like: MSRCLISQSEVQGFIERCMTAVGTKPHHARSLAMVLVEGDHRGHYSHGLNRMDMYVKDIQTGICAKDGEPVVEKESAATALVDGKNLLGPVVGNFCMNMAIKKAKEVGIGWVVAHGSNHYGIAGYYAMQALKENMIGMSFTNTSPLVVPTRGKECTLGTNPISMAAPAKDGDSFVLDMATSAVALGKVELHERRGDLIPEGWGCDAEGKLTTDPKRVLSGGGLVPIGGSEATGGYKGYGLGMMVEVFCGILAGATYSKHVRTWKVTDRVADLGQCFVAINPENFAPGFSDRMSDLLSIHRGMDPADADAPVLAAGDPERINMKKCEEMGGISYHINVVNYMNECAKKIGASPLLPCDKVISN; the protein is encoded by the exons ATGAGCAG ATGTCTGATTAGCCAGTCGGAGGTGCAAGGCTTCATCGAGAGGTGTATGACGGCCGTGGGCACCAAGCCGCACCATGCTCGCAGCCTGGCCATGGTGCTGGTGGAAGGAGACCACAGGGGCCACTACAGCCATGGACTCAACAGGATGG ACATGTACGTAAAGGACATCCAGACAGGAATCTGTGCCAAGGACGGTGAGCCGGTGGTGGAGAAGGAGAGTGCTGCCACAGCGCTGGTGGATGGGAAGAACCTCCTGGGTCCCGTGGTGGGAAACTTTTGCATGAATATGGCCATAAAGAAGGCCAAAGAAGTCGGCATCGGCTGGGTGGTGGCACACG GTTCCAATCATTATGGTATTGCCGGATACTACGCAATGCAAGCtctgaaggaaaacatgatt GGCATGTCATTTACCAACACGTCCCCACTGGTGGTTCCTACACGTGGTAAAGAG TGCACGTTGGGCACCAACCCTATTAGTATGGCAGCTCCCGCTAAAGACGGAGACAGCTTTGTTCTGGACATGGCCACGTCAGCAGTAGCGCTTGGAAAG GTGGAGCTCCACGAGCGGCGCGGAGACCTCATCCCTGAGGGCTGGGGCTGCGACGCTGAGGGAAAGTTGACAACAGACCCCAAGAGAGTCCTGAGTGGAGGAGGACTGGTGCCCATTGGTGGCAGTGAAGCCACAG GAGGATACAAAGGCTACGGTTTGGGAATGATGGTGGAGGTGTTCTGTGGTATCTTGGCCGGTGCCACGTACAGCAAACACGTGCGCACGTGGAAAGTAACGGACCGTGTTGCTGACctg GGCCAGTGCTTTGTGGCGATTAACCCAGAGAACTTTGCGCCCGGGTTCAGCGACAGGATGTCAGACCTGCTGTCCATCCACAGAGGAATGGATCCT GCTGACGCTGACGCTCCCGTTTTGGCTGCTGGAGACCCCGAGAGGATAAACATGAAGAAGTGTGAAGAGATGGGCGGGATTTCCTACCACATCAATGTCGTCAACTACATG AATGAATGTGCTAAGAAAATTGGCGCCAGCCCGCTGCTGCCATGTGACAAGGTCATCTCCAATTAA